The Oxalobacteraceae bacterium OTU3CINTB1 genome includes a window with the following:
- a CDS encoding DUF1428 domain-containing protein, which translates to MAYVDGFVIPVPKENIEAYKKMSLACGAVWKEYGALEFRETIGDDVPPGKVTSFPMSVDLKENEVVAFSWIVYESRAKRDEINEKVMKDPRLAEFMDPKSMPFDGKRMIYGGFEMIVDL; encoded by the coding sequence ATGGCATATGTCGATGGATTTGTGATTCCGGTACCCAAAGAGAACATCGAAGCGTACAAAAAAATGTCGTTGGCCTGCGGCGCGGTCTGGAAGGAATACGGCGCGCTGGAGTTCCGTGAAACCATCGGAGACGATGTCCCGCCCGGCAAGGTCACCTCGTTTCCGATGAGTGTGGACCTGAAGGAAAACGAAGTGGTGGCGTTTTCCTGGATCGTCTACGAATCGCGTGCCAAGCGCGACGAAATCAACGAAAAAGTCATGAAAGACCCGCGCCTGGCCGAGTTCATGGACCCCAAGAGCATGCCCTTCGACGGCAAGCGCATGATCTACGGCGGCTTCGAGATGATCGTCGACCTTTAA
- the slmA gene encoding nucleoid occlusion factor SlmA, translated as MASTPPGQRRLEILRALAEMLEQPKGDKITTAALARKLAFSEAALYRHFASKAQMFEGLIEFIESTVFGLINQIAERQADGLTQARDIVGMLLQFASQNPGMTRVLIGEALVNEDERLQLRMNQFYDRVDLALKQALRQSVAEGQAHENEVQARAGMLTSFVIGRWHRYAKSGFKNNPSQDAPLQIALLLS; from the coding sequence ATGGCAAGCACACCGCCGGGCCAGCGCCGCCTTGAAATCCTCCGAGCGCTGGCGGAGATGCTGGAACAGCCCAAGGGCGACAAGATCACCACGGCCGCGCTGGCGCGCAAGCTCGCGTTTTCCGAGGCCGCGCTGTACCGGCACTTCGCCAGCAAGGCGCAGATGTTCGAGGGGCTGATCGAATTCATCGAGTCCACCGTTTTCGGCCTGATCAATCAGATCGCCGAACGCCAGGCCGACGGCCTGACGCAGGCGCGCGACATCGTCGGCATGCTGCTGCAATTCGCCAGCCAGAATCCGGGCATGACGCGGGTGCTGATCGGCGAGGCGCTGGTCAACGAGGACGAACGCCTGCAGCTGCGCATGAACCAGTTCTACGACCGCGTCGACCTGGCGCTCAAACAGGCGTTGCGGCAGTCGGTGGCGGAGGGGCAGGCGCACGAGAACGAGGTACAGGCCCGCGCCGGCATGCTGACCAGTTTTGTCATCGGCCGCTGGCACCGTTATGCCAAGAGTGGATTCAAGAACAACCCCTCGCAGGACGCCCCCCTGCAAATCGCGCTGCTGTTATCGTAG
- a CDS encoding HAD-IA family hydrolase translates to MASFVDWSPVNITRNPPVWLFDLDNTLHNASHAIFPAIMANMNVYIARVLGDGVTPASEDIVNAARTSYWRRYGATILGLVKHHGVIPAHFLHETHTIAEMTEMIRAERGLRQLMRRLPGRKILLTNAPHRYSTQVLRHLGLHREFGHHVSVESMTVHRQMRPKPSKLMLRNLMRRHRLTPERCILVEDTLANLRSAHALGMRTAWITQYLTIGDTAGLAHPQKRLIRPAYVDVKVKSVRNLPARLHHLR, encoded by the coding sequence ATGGCTTCCTTTGTTGATTGGTCTCCCGTGAATATTACTCGTAACCCGCCCGTGTGGTTGTTCGATCTCGATAACACGCTACACAACGCCTCCCACGCCATCTTCCCCGCGATCATGGCGAACATGAACGTCTATATCGCCCGCGTGCTGGGAGACGGCGTCACGCCGGCCAGCGAGGATATCGTCAACGCCGCGCGCACCAGCTACTGGCGCAGGTATGGCGCAACGATACTGGGACTGGTCAAGCATCACGGCGTCATTCCGGCCCATTTCCTGCACGAGACCCACACGATCGCCGAGATGACGGAGATGATCCGCGCCGAGCGCGGACTGCGCCAGCTGATGCGCCGCCTGCCCGGGCGCAAAATCCTGCTGACCAACGCGCCGCACCGCTATTCGACCCAAGTGCTGCGGCATCTCGGCCTGCACCGCGAATTCGGCCATCACGTCTCGGTCGAATCGATGACGGTGCACCGGCAGATGCGCCCCAAGCCGTCCAAGCTGATGCTGCGTAACCTGATGCGCCGCCACCGCCTGACGCCCGAGCGCTGCATCCTGGTCGAGGACACCTTGGCCAATCTGCGCAGCGCCCACGCGCTCGGCATGCGCACCGCGTGGATCACCCAGTACCTGACCATTGGCGACACCGCCGGCCTGGCGCATCCCCAAAAAAGGTTAATTCGCCCCGCTTATGTCGATGTCAAAGTAAAATCTGTCAGGAATCTGCCGGCACGCTTGCATCATCTGCGCTGA
- a CDS encoding rhodanese-like domain-containing protein: MSAKSLVTAIPAAPSAAALAHFEASFSYETDCWDVHDALAGGKQDFVLLDVRGTEKYAAGHVPGALDLAHRKIIGSKIAEFPDDTLFVVYCAGPHCNGAARAAVRLAQLGRPVKLMPGGITGWLDEGFALATAPAGAPQED, encoded by the coding sequence ATGTCCGCCAAATCCCTCGTTACCGCCATCCCGGCCGCCCCCAGCGCCGCCGCCCTGGCCCACTTCGAAGCCAGCTTCAGCTACGAAACCGACTGCTGGGACGTGCACGACGCGCTCGCCGGCGGCAAGCAGGATTTCGTGTTGCTGGATGTGCGCGGCACGGAGAAGTACGCCGCCGGCCACGTGCCGGGCGCCTTGGATCTGGCGCACCGCAAGATCATCGGCTCGAAGATCGCCGAATTCCCGGACGATACGCTATTCGTGGTCTATTGCGCCGGCCCGCACTGCAATGGCGCGGCGCGCGCCGCCGTGCGGCTGGCGCAGCTGGGCCGGCCCGTCAAACTGATGCCAGGCGGCATCACCGGCTGGCTCGACGAAGGCTTCGCCCTCGCCACCGCGCCCGCCGGCGC
- the ftrA gene encoding transcriptional regulator FtrA yields the protein MKKHLVVALAYDRLCTFEFGCTVELFALERPELDVDWYDFAVCAVEPGPIRAAGGIVVQAPYAPELLALADTIVIPGWRDADEAPPPALLELIRAAHRRGARLCSICSGVFVLAAAGVLDGQRATTHWRYADKLAKRYPKIDVQPDHLYVDTGQVITAAGSAAGLDMLLHVVRRDHGARIGNLVAQRLVVAPHREGGQAQFLPRPMAQGEQGRLSKLMDWLRSHPELAHTVASMAERAAMSPRTLQRQFQQATGLGAVEWLIRERVAIVKEMLEVPDVPLAQIVERAGFGSEESLRHHFRRLAATTPGAYRKRFVDAR from the coding sequence ATGAAAAAACATCTCGTTGTCGCGCTGGCCTACGACCGGCTGTGCACCTTCGAGTTCGGCTGCACGGTCGAACTGTTCGCCCTGGAGCGTCCCGAGCTGGACGTCGACTGGTATGACTTCGCCGTCTGCGCCGTCGAGCCGGGGCCGATCCGCGCGGCCGGCGGCATCGTCGTGCAGGCGCCGTACGCGCCCGAGTTGCTGGCGCTGGCCGACACCATCGTCATCCCCGGCTGGCGCGACGCCGATGAAGCCCCTCCACCGGCGCTGCTGGAGCTGATCCGCGCCGCGCACCGGCGCGGCGCGCGCCTGTGCTCGATCTGTTCCGGCGTCTTCGTGCTGGCCGCCGCCGGCGTGCTCGACGGCCAGCGCGCCACCACCCACTGGCGCTACGCCGACAAGCTGGCCAAGCGCTATCCGAAGATCGATGTCCAGCCGGACCACCTGTACGTGGACACCGGCCAGGTCATCACCGCCGCCGGTTCGGCCGCCGGGCTCGACATGCTGCTGCACGTGGTGCGGCGCGATCATGGCGCCCGCATCGGCAATCTGGTGGCGCAGCGGCTGGTTGTGGCGCCGCACCGGGAGGGCGGGCAGGCGCAGTTCCTGCCGCGGCCGATGGCGCAGGGCGAGCAGGGCCGGCTGTCGAAGCTGATGGACTGGCTGCGCAGCCATCCCGAGCTGGCGCACACGGTCGCCAGCATGGCCGAGCGCGCCGCGATGAGTCCGCGCACCTTGCAGCGGCAGTTCCAACAGGCAACGGGACTGGGTGCGGTCGAGTGGCTGATCCGCGAGCGGGTGGCGATCGTCAAGGAGATGCTGGAAGTGCCGGATGTGCCGCTGGCGCAGATCGTCGAGCGGGCCGGCTTCGGTTCCGAAGAATCCCTGCGGCATCATTTTCGCCGGCTGGCCGCGACCACGCCCGGCGCCTACCGGAAACGTTTCGTCGACGCCCGCTGA
- a CDS encoding chorismate-binding protein, which translates to MEMNAECFALLDDASPSSGFETRTAEQGRTPHGVRPLSGDAGASLNAGGAHGDGPRSRLYTGHLGTLRCDDIGQWPQVLEQMRAALKRGEYAITLCAYELGAALLDIGATPPAGAPLAQILLFKDCASLTSAEVGDWLAARSFPIDRPAGIANVRPNVDRQAFDAALARIHDYIEAGDTYQVNYTYRLRFDAFGGIHALYARLRGRQPVPYGALVGLEDGSAILSLSPELFVRHQDGVLTARPMKGTAPAAPPAQAAENILRATVLAADPKNRAENLMIVDLLRNDIGRIARTGSVKVPALFEVHRYSSVLQMTSTVTAELRDDATLADIFDALYPCGSITGAPKRRTMEIIGELEPDPRGIYTGAIGWFDPDKEGKVGDFCMSVPIRTLALDAPDGIDGVRRGEMGVGAGIVFDSDAAGEYAECQLKARFLTGLKNDFEIFETMYATPQGGVRHRARHLKRLAASAAYFGYAWDEAAANAYLDTACHMLADDILQPPAAGAAYRLRLALGSSGAFSVQHAPLAPLTQPVRVLLAGDATASGDVFLRHKTSIRTRYDDAWRDAETRGAFDTLFFNERGELTEGGRSSVFVRVDGRWLTPALPCGVLPGVMRGVLLDDPEWNASEAVITREMLERAQDIVVCNALRGAVKATL; encoded by the coding sequence ATGGAAATGAACGCTGAATGTTTCGCACTGCTGGACGACGCCAGTCCGAGTAGCGGATTTGAAACCCGCACGGCCGAGCAGGGTCGTACCCCGCATGGGGTACGACCCTTAAGTGGTGACGCGGGCGCATCGCTAAACGCAGGGGGTGCGCACGGCGATGGTCCGCGTTCGCGCCTCTACACCGGCCATCTGGGCACGCTGCGCTGCGACGACATCGGCCAATGGCCGCAAGTGCTCGAGCAGATGCGCGCGGCGCTGAAGCGCGGCGAGTACGCGATCACGCTGTGCGCCTATGAGCTGGGCGCGGCGCTGCTCGATATCGGCGCCACCCCGCCCGCCGGCGCGCCGCTGGCCCAAATCCTGCTGTTCAAGGATTGCGCGTCGCTGACCAGCGCCGAAGTGGGCGACTGGCTGGCCGCGCGCTCGTTCCCGATCGACCGGCCGGCCGGCATCGCCAACGTCCGTCCCAACGTCGACCGCCAAGCCTTCGACGCCGCGCTGGCGCGCATCCACGACTACATCGAGGCCGGCGACACCTACCAGGTCAACTACACCTACCGCTTGCGCTTCGACGCCTTCGGCGGCATTCACGCGCTGTACGCCCGCCTGCGCGGGCGCCAGCCGGTGCCCTACGGCGCGCTGGTCGGGCTGGAAGACGGCTCGGCTATCCTGTCGCTGTCGCCGGAGCTGTTCGTGCGCCACCAGGACGGCGTGCTGACGGCGCGGCCGATGAAGGGCACCGCGCCGGCCGCGCCGCCGGCGCAGGCGGCCGAGAACATCCTGCGGGCCACCGTGCTGGCGGCCGATCCGAAGAACCGCGCCGAGAACCTGATGATCGTCGACCTGCTGCGCAACGACATCGGCCGCATCGCCCGCACCGGCAGCGTGAAGGTACCGGCGCTGTTCGAGGTGCACCGCTACAGCAGCGTGCTGCAGATGACGTCGACCGTCACCGCCGAACTGCGCGATGACGCCACCTTGGCCGACATCTTCGACGCGCTCTATCCATGCGGCTCGATCACCGGCGCGCCAAAGCGCCGCACGATGGAAATCATCGGCGAGCTGGAACCGGACCCGCGCGGCATCTACACGGGCGCCATCGGCTGGTTCGATCCAGACAAGGAAGGCAAGGTCGGCGACTTCTGCATGTCGGTGCCGATCCGCACCCTGGCGCTGGACGCGCCGGACGGCATCGACGGCGTGCGCCGGGGCGAAATGGGCGTCGGCGCCGGCATCGTCTTCGACAGCGACGCCGCCGGGGAGTACGCCGAGTGCCAGTTGAAGGCGCGCTTCCTCACCGGCCTGAAAAACGACTTCGAGATTTTCGAGACGATGTATGCGACGCCACAGGGCGGCGTGCGCCACCGCGCACGTCACCTCAAGCGGCTCGCCGCGTCGGCCGCCTACTTCGGCTACGCGTGGGACGAGGCGGCGGCCAACGCCTACCTGGACACCGCCTGCCACATGCTGGCGGACGACATACTTCAGCCGCCGGCGGCCGGCGCGGCATACCGCCTGCGATTGGCGCTGGGTTCATCGGGAGCTTTCTCGGTGCAGCACGCGCCGCTGGCGCCATTGACGCAACCGGTGCGCGTGCTGCTGGCCGGCGACGCCACCGCTTCCGGCGATGTATTCCTGCGCCATAAAACCAGCATCCGCACCCGTTACGACGACGCCTGGCGCGACGCCGAGACGCGAGGCGCGTTCGACACGCTGTTCTTCAACGAGCGCGGGGAACTGACCGAGGGTGGACGCAGCAGCGTCTTCGTGCGCGTCGACGGCCGCTGGCTGACGCCTGCGCTGCCCTGCGGCGTGCTGCCCGGCGTGATGCGCGGCGTGTTGCTCGACGATCCGGAATGGAACGCCAGCGAAGCCGTGATCACGCGCGAAATGCTGGAGCGCGCGCAGGACATCGTCGTCTGCAATGCCCTGCGCGGCGCGGTGAAGGCGACACTTTAA